A stretch of the Aegilops tauschii subsp. strangulata cultivar AL8/78 chromosome 4, Aet v6.0, whole genome shotgun sequence genome encodes the following:
- the LOC109735099 gene encoding uncharacterized protein, which produces MRRKGRRRHVGDTQRRRAGAQQKPTPNPIRSIDKSRATDWIEGALASPPLHLDSLASVWSRPGRRVESPPSPPRVSSTVAARNPFPTRKIPRDLIDGGITIWCWIIHFCNTSNVVFVWNGQFSISKSAILYFLSVMIYFSTIQALGEVRKTEPKTNTFTEHWRNMFLRMCQN; this is translated from the exons ATGCGCCGTAAGGGACGCCGTCGACACGTCGGGGATACGCAGCGACGGAGAGCCGGAGCACAGCAGAAACCCACTCCTAACCCTATTCGCTCGATTGACAAGAGCAGGGCAACGGATTGGATCGAGGGCGCCCTTGCCTCGCCGCCGCTGCACCTGGATTCACTAGCCAGTGTGTGGAGTCGCCCTGGCCGCCGCGTCGAGTCACCTCCGTCGCCGCCGCGAGTCAGCTCCACCGTTGCCGCCAGGAATCCCTTCCCGACAAG GAAAATTCCTAGGGATTTGATTGATGGAGGCATCACTATTTGGTGCTGGATTATCCATTTTTGCAACACCAGCAATGTTGTTTTTGTTTGGAATGGCCAGTTCTCAATTTCTAAATCGGCCATACTATACTTCTTGTCAG TTATGATATATTTTTCAACTATACAAGCACTTGGGGAAGTCAGGAAAACTGAACCAAAGACAAACACTTTTACTG